In Monodelphis domestica isolate mMonDom1 chromosome 1, mMonDom1.pri, whole genome shotgun sequence, the sequence TTTACAATGTACTTTAGATCACCCACGTAACatgggaaggaacctcagaagccatgTGGTCCaactcctttcattttataagtgaggaaactgaggcccagggaggttacaTGACCTCCCCAGGGTCCTCTAGCTACTAAGGGTAGAAGCTTGGCTTTCTTGACCAGAGTATAATGCTTTCCCCCCACATTCTGCTCTAGCTGTGCAGAGGATCCCCATAGTCATCCATAGTTGAGGTCTTATGTACATTGTGATGGCTTATTGGCCTGAGAGCTCAGCTGGACAGGATAAGGAAGGCAGAACCAGGGAAGTAGAACCACAGACTAGACAGCAAGGTTCTCCTcaagagcaggaactgtcttttgctctttttttttgtatccacagtgcctggaacagaataggtgcttaagaaatgcttactgactgCCTTGAGCATGCCTAGTCAGGAAAGGGAGACTGAAAAAGGTACAGATATCAGATATCAAGGGTCAAAAGACAGGGCCTTTGGAGGGAGATATTTTCTATCCTCAAACTGAGCAGGAAAATCATGTAGAAATCCCGTATCTTCTGGAGATGTTGACAGCCACCCTGCTGTGTTTGCTAAAATAGTGACTGAAGCAGCATAGTGCACATCAGACTGACTCTTTATTGGCTATCGGATTAATCTTGCAGTTACTGGCTGGTATGTCTGGGATCTATGTCATCAGGGAGCTGCACACCCATGCTCTGTAAAAGGTTAGAAGCTGGTCCTGCCAGTCCATCTTGGGAACGGTAAGATTCCAAGACATTTGTAACCAAGTTCACATCCAAGTCCAAAGGGTCCAGAACAGGGCCATCTGCTGTAGCTTCATCATCATCTGAGTCAATGTCAACAGTTTGAGACACTTCCTTTGGCAAGTTTTCCTAGAGGTCAAGACCAAGGAGAGGGAAAAAGCATGAGATTTTGATGACAAAGCTATGATCAACCATTTGATTTAAGCTTAACTGAAACAGTAAAGCTAAAAAGACTTGAACTTGAGACctaaaaggaggagaagaaatggCTTGTCCTCTCCCAGGCGACCTAATGTCCAAACGCTTATCTTTAGTTCCAAATACTGAAATGATATCTGCAACAAGCTCTTCTACAAACTAAAGAGATTTCCTCCATCTTCTGAAGGATTTCAAGAGAGATGCTCAGGGCATTGTTAGCTTGCTTCAGCAGAGTCCTGAATGCTAATAGGCAGTTTGGTTTGCCTGGCTTTCAGATCTGTCACTTCCTCTTGTTTTCCCTACTCTCCTCTATTTTCTTAAAAACtcttatcctctgtcttagaatcaatactgaggaCCAGGCAATTAGGGTCAAGTGGTTTACCAAGCATTACACAGCtctaaagtgtctgaggccaggatgCATACTTAGCCTTGTAGCACCTCTCTCACCTCTCCTTTAAAAAGTTGTCACAGTTAGCATGGATATGTAAGTTCTAGTTTCTAGGTTCTATTGACCTTGTGGTGCAACATTCAGTACTGAGTGTCCTTTGCAAGAAACAAGAACAGTCCTGCCTAGGCCACCTTCTGATGGAGATTTCcctttataaaacataaaatccaATTTAAGTCaatgatttgtaaaaaaaaaaatcggaAGGTTTCTGTGTTTCAGAAATTGTACCACTGATTCCTGAGTAcctcagaaaagaaagaagagaacatatTTACATTGCGTTTCCAGTTGGTGAAGCTTTTTCCGATGCTAGTTTGTGCTAGCTCCTGATCCATCTGTGCCATGTATGTCTTGATAGTTTCTAGAGTTTCTCTTGCAAAGGCCTTTCCCTCAGGACGCTGGGTTCCAAGGTCCAAGTCACCATCGCCATTTAGGTATACAGAGTCTTCATCCAGATCATCATAGAAGTCATCAGAGTCTGAATCATCAGAACCTGGCAAAGTGAGAGCAAAAACGAAAGAGAGAAACAAGTTACTAAAAATGGCTAGATGCTGTCAGGAGACTAGAGCACCACTTGCTGAGTTTGGCTATCTCATAATTACACCCTCACTGAAATGGAAATGCTGACAGACAAGTCAACAGGGTTAGGGTCCTCAAGTGGTTGTGGAAAACATGCCAAGTAATGTTAGGCTAAGGCCTGAAAGATCAGTGCTAGTCAGCAGAGACAAAGTGAGACAAGAACACAGCCTTAAAAATGCTGACAGACATTCCCCGCTGAACTCTTTAGGAAAGCAGACTCACCAGAAGCAGTAGTTCAAAACCAGGTCAAGAATCTAGAATTCCCATGTCCTAAGTCTAATGCCCTCCCTCCCTCAGCCACAACTTCAGAAAATGTCAGGAAAAAGTATATAGTGACTCACCCAAAACCTTGTCAAAgtaattgaggaaagactctgcATCAAAGGTGATAGGTGCCTCAGAAGGCTCCCTACAAGTTGGAAAAAAACAGTCACAATAAATCCATGTCTGGGCCATGGCCCTTTGCATACCCAGGTGCAACTCTAGGTGGGTGACTGGCCACTTGGGAATAACCTCAGAAAATACAACGGGAGCAATGGTACTTTAGAAGAAAGCTTCGGGTGAAATGACTGTTTTGTTCCCAACACTAAGCTCCCTGACAAGCAACAGAGGGAGAGGAGATCACAAGGAAATAGAATATTCTATTTCATGATCCTGAGAGAATTTTCTAGATAAATGAACCCTTCCTTTTCAAACACCAAAACTTTAAAAGGATTTGTCTTCCTGAAAGCTTGATTAATTATAGAACTACTGAAGTAAACATTTAACCTCTTCATCATAACTCTGGACTACCACATTTGCCCATCATTCTGAACTGCTATTTCACTTTGAGTCAGTCATAGTTTACTTTTCAGTAGACATCTAGCTTTCTGCTATTACTTATTCCTCCTCTTGTCCTGCTGTGTCTGCCTCTAATAGACAGCTATCACCTAGACACGTAAGAAGGcatggaccaggagtcaggatcCCCGAGTTCAAATGGTGCTTCAACACCTGCCGAGATACAATCACCTAACCCATCACAGGGTACATCATCATAGGAAGGTGCTTTATGAACCTTTAAGCATTgtgtaaatgtgagttattaacACTCgcatctagtccaaatctcttattctacagatgaggaaactaaagactTACTGAAGGTCACGTGGTTAATAATGAGTAGCAGCACTTGAACTCAAACTGAGATCCCCGACTCCCAATCCCAGATTCTTTTTATTAAGCTACATTTCCTCCCTTGTCCAACTTTTAGACTCTGATTTCAACTCTAGTGGTTATGACAAAAATTCTGGACAACCTGCCTGTCTATTTTTGTGTGTTGTAAGGCCAGGTAGGGAGAAACACCTAGACCAGCCAATATGAATCAACTCTACACACCGAGGCAATTCTGCTCCTTTGTGGGATGAGACTTTGGACACAAATGCTTTCATGCTGTCTGTGACTCTGTTTAAGTCAAAAGTCGGCTCCTCTCCTTTGGGAGTGACCGCTGGTTTGTCTTTACCAGTTGCTTCCTGCAGAACCTGGTCTAGCTGATCTGGAGAGATATACAGCCAGCGATCatctgaaaagagaaaaaaagtaccACTATAAGAACatttccacaacttgttcaagaTCAGTCcttagggagcagctaggtagctcagtggattgaaagtcaggtctagagacaagaggtcctgggttcaaatgtgacatcagacacttcctagctgtgtaaccctgaacaagtcatttaaccctcactgtctacctcttaccactcttctgcctagcaACCAAgacacagtactaattctaagacagaaagtaagagtttaaaaaaaaaaaaaagatcagtcctgAAACACCAAGAAGATGGGACAAAGAAGAGTAATTCTTCTATGGCTGAATATTTCCTTCTAAGAAATTTGAATGGGTTTCAAAAAATAACTaccctccccctcaaaaaaaaagtatttgaaagtAATTAACcaaaaagtacttttaaaaaaccatGTGAATCAAGAAATAATCCTGTTACATTCATCACATGACAAGGAGAAATACATTCTGAGATGCTGCTAAATGCTGTACTCTTTCCCACCTGTTCCACTCAAATAGAGCCACTCACCATCTTCACTGCAGAGATTAGcttcttctttcttcagctcCTCCTGGTCAAAGGGCAATGTTTGTAATAAGGTTAAGATTTCTTCCCCTGGGCTTACATCAAGAAGGCtacaacaagaaaataaaatcatgtgCAATTCTCTCAATTTGAGACCTAAGAATTAGTTAATCAcagtcatagaattttagatctGACAAGAAgagatatcatctagtccaacaaccTCATTTTAACAGACTAGAAAACCAATGCAGCAGAAAGGTTATTAAGTTTGCCTAAGGTCATTTAGCAGAAGAGCCAGACccagaactcaggtctcctgttTTCTGGTCTAGTGTTCTTTTCGCTAACTGTAATGGAGAAAAtacatattgggggggggggggggggaatgttaGAAAGTTCATTAGACACACGAGTGATATAGCTGataacaaaaactgttggaatTGTCTAACCTATTCCTAATGAATTTGAAATAAAGTTAACTATCAAGTCATTTATTCAAGAAATACTTATTGGTAACCTACCAAGAGTGTTCAATAAACAGCAAAGTAGAGAGATAAAGCCAAGTATAGTATAGACCTGCTTTCAAGTAGCCTACAATATGAGGTAAAACAAGAGCACAAAAAACTCTAAGGGGCATAGAAAGTGGTATAGGGGTGCAGAAAAGGGAGGgcgggagggagagggaaaggcagggagagagggaaagagagagggagagagaggagagagagtaagagggagaactttaaaaaatcagcaaAGCTTATGTGGATTAAGAGGTGGCATTTCAGGGAGGCTGAGAACACATGGAAGGCCATGGCAGGAGACAATAGGATCTTGGATATGGTCCAAGCTCTGCTATCTATGGGAGCTTGGGAAATCATTTCAGGCCTCAGGACTCAGTCTGAATGGGTTAAGGCCTATCCCAGCTTTGTATCTGTGACACATTTGAGAGAGGGAATTTTAAATGACTTTAGCATGACAAAAAGTATGGAGGTAATAAAGTGGAGAATGTGTTTGGGAACCTCAGAAGTTCAGCTTGTCTGGGATACAAGGTacacagaagagagaaggggtagAGTAAGAAGGTCAGTCTTTATTTAGGAATCACTGGGTAGTTTCTCAGTTTAGAAGATCAGAAACATAAGACAATCTCTGAGTCATTAAGTTGAAGGGACTGGAACAGGAGAAAGTGAAGATGAGGGGACCAGTTAAGAAGGGTGAAGGAGGACTACAGAGAAATTCAGGTGATGGCATTAGGAAAAGAAAGGGTGGTTGTGAGATCCACTGGCAAGGCAGAAATGCAGGTCTTGGTAACTGACTAGGGTTGGGAGCAATGTGAGGAGGAATCAGATGAAAGATTACTCTAGGATTTTGAACCTACATCTCTGGAAAAATGGTGGTATCATTTATAAATGGGGAAGTCAGGAGTAGCATCTGGCTTATAGGGAAAAGTGAGTTCAGCAGATTCATGGCTTTCTACAGAGGATGAACAGAGATTCACCTCTGCCTGCTGGCCCACATCTGCCAGGGGTCACTTCTGAAGTGGACAGTGTAGCCAGGAGCTCAATCTGGGCATTTTCCTGTAGCCCCATGCAGTTTCCTAATTTAACAGAAACAGATCCCTACTGGGTGAATGagttagaaaactacaaattaacatgatctatgttttcttatatttttgtttgttttgttaaatatttcccaatttaattttaatctgattcaggctGCAGCAGTGGGCTTTGAGTTTGATACATCTGTCTTAAAatattcttcctattttttttcctttatcttggGCTTTATTTAGGTCTGGGATAGCCACAGTTTATCaggccttctctcttttctcccaaagaccccactttaaaaaaatcagagagggggcagctgggtagctcagtggattgagagccaggcctagagacgggaagtcctaggttcaaatctggcctcagccacttcctacctgtgtgaccctgggcaagtcacttgacccccattgcctagcccttaccactcttctgccttggagccaatacacagtattgactccaagacggaaggtaagggtttaaaaaaaaaaaatcagaggtagCCAGTTGTACATACttactcttcttcctctctaatCCCCTTCAGGGATctgataaaaataaatcatatttcaCTCTTTGTTCTTGTATCTCAAGTACCTagcctgtgcctggcacataataagggcttaaaaactactttttcattgattctttgtctttcttgataaataaaactttaatgcTAGATAggaaatgacaatcttacctttCTGGCCTATTCACAGAATGCTCAAAGTAGTTCTTTGCCATGTGTAGTTTCTGCAGGTACTTGGCAGAACTTTCTATCTCTCCCTGAAAAATGCAGATCATTCAATATTGATCAAAAGATTATTCATCTCCATCATGGCAGTAACCCACTATATTTGTCTGCCACCCCAGACATCCTACCAAAAATATCACATTTCATATCTGTAAGGATTTTAAATAGTTGTATATTTCTTCTTGAGATGTGTATACAAAGAATACATTATTTTTCCTACCTCAAAAAAGCCATTTGCTTTCAGACTGTCAAGAAAGCCATTCCAAAGAGAGGTGGTAGTCATTAGAGatttcttgaagtcaggaagtgaGTTGGATTTAGCACACAAAATCTCAAAGCCATGAGCCTAAATCAGATACaggaataaaaaggaggaaaaatagtgATTGCTATTGTTATATTTGTACAGACTCAAGGGGACAGTTAGCTAGAACATCTATGGAGAGTTGTGAAAACCTGGGTTTGATATCAAGTTTCTGAATGTTTTACAGATTATTAAATTTGAAAGAAGGCATGGGATAGTATAAAGAATCTGAGGACTTGGACTTCAATCCTGCTTCTCTAACATtttaactgtgtgatcttaggcaaatcagaCTCAACCTCTTTGggtctatttcttcatctgtaaaataagggagatgAACCTGATTCTCtcaaaggtctctttcagctctgaattCGATTACCCTCTGaattacaaaaaggcaaaaactcACTGAAATCTTTATGTCTCTAAAGAGCACCTCTTGCAATTGATTATATAACTTTCAAGATGAATTTATGAATTTCAATTCAACTAGAAATATAAGTTTGAAAACCCCCTTGAAATAAAAACTATGATACAAATAAATGAAGCTggcataaattaaaacaaaagaagattAACCATTTAGAATAGGAAAGGTAGACTTGCCTCTAAGGGAATGTGCACCTGGAACACTAGAAGAAGATACAAGGGGAAGGAAAATCACAAAAACAATGTATTTCTGAGCAAGAAAATTCCTATACTTGCTCTGGCACAGACTTGCAAAAAGGATCTTGAATGATGAAAAATTAGTAATAAATTAGACATGATCTCAGGACCACTTGATTTTAGAAGTTATCCcatacttaaataaaataaaataaaataaaatatctcccaTAAATGTTACCAGTTTCATGCCCAGTTCGTGTGCTCGGTACTGAGGGTGAGACGGAGAAGGCAGAGTGTACCCACTTCGGCGGTCTGGCACAAACTTCTGTTGTACCAATTGTGCATACAAACACTTTGTGAATGTGACCtgcattaataaaaagaaaaaaaaaacagattttaacCCTTGTTTCCTGTGGAGAAAAAATCGATCCACTATTTGGGAGGGTTAAGACTTTCATAAACAATTTGagataaaatacattattttcaGTTCTCTGATGTAGTTCTTGGCATTAGTCTTGTTATATGACAGATTTGGGGC encodes:
- the ECD gene encoding protein ecdysoneless homolog is translated as MTARGARRAVVTSAARRRRWRRRRPRSSSRLLSPPNISPAGLGGRGAGGPRTSRQPAAALAGFSRTRMEGNMKLAMMEDAVEYHLFLLPEEPKDPEKRKELLQKYIASITTEYASLLVSYIWQNQPFNLRYTPGKGNIPAHIVGVTKFGDNIEDEWFIVYLIKQITKKFPELVARIEDNDGEFLLIEAAEFLPKWLDPDNSTNRVFFHCGELCIIPAPRKSEEISWLPATPPTISQALEIIAKHSEKILASESIQTAVNKRIKGYPEKLQTSLHRAHCFLPAAAAAILKQHPRLVAAAVQAFYLRDPIDLRACRTFKIFLPETRVMTTVTFTKCLYAQLVQQKFVPDRRSGYTLPSPSHPQYRAHELGMKLAHGFEILCAKSNSLPDFKKSLMTTTSLWNGFLDSLKANGFFEGEIESSAKYLQKLHMAKNYFEHSVNRPESLLDVSPGEEILTLLQTLPFDQEELKKEEANLCSEDDDRWLYISPDQLDQVLQEATGKDKPAVTPKGEEPTFDLNRVTDSMKAFVSKVSSHKGAELPREPSEAPITFDAESFLNYFDKVLGSDDSDSDDFYDDLDEDSVYLNGDGDLDLGTQRPEGKAFARETLETIKTYMAQMDQELAQTSIGKSFTNWKRNENLPKEVSQTVDIDSDDDEATADGPVLDPLDLDVNLVTNVLESYRSQDGLAGPASNLLQSMGVQLPDDIDPRHTSQ